TCCACACCATCCGGGTCTTGGGCGTGATCGCCGCGGCGAACGCGGCCGGATCGGTCAGGTCGACGAAGCTGAAGTCCAGGGCGGCGGTGCGCCGGCGCACGCGCTCGAACAGGCGGTAGCTGCCGCCGTACAGGTCGTCCATCGCCACCACGTGGCTGCCGCTGTCCAGCAGCTCCATCACCGTGGAGGTGGCGGCCATGCCGGAGGCGAACGCGAAGCCGCGGCTGCCGCCTTCCAGCGCGGCGACGCAGCGCTCGTAGGCGAAGCGGGTCGGGTTGTGGGTGCGCGAGTACTCGAAGCCCTGGTGTTCGCCGGGGCTGGACTGGGCGTAGGTGGAGGTCGCATAGATCGGCGGCATCACCGCGCCCGTGGACGGGTCCGGATGCTGGCCGCCATGGATCGCCAGGGTCGCCAGCGACAGCGCAGGGCCGTCGCCATTGGGTTTGGACGCGTTGTCCGTCATGAGGGGTTCCCGGAGAAGGGGCGTGATTCTAGCAGCGCGGTCTGAACGGCCCCATGTACCGGGGCCGCTCGCGAGACCACCGTCACTGCACGCGGCGGCGCAGGTAGTTGAGCAGGTCGATGCGGGTGATCAGGCCGAGGAAGGCGCCTTCGTTCATGACGATGGCGACCTGGCCGCGGTCGAACACCGGCAGCAGCGCTTCGATCGGCGATTTCACGTCGAGCCGGTCGAGCTTGCTGACCATGGCCGTGGAGACCGGGTCGCGGAACCGCGCCTCGTCGCCGTAGACGTGCAACAAGACGTCGCTTTCGTCGACGATGCCGACCAGTTGGTCGCCGTCCATCACCGGCAGCTGCGACACGTCGTACAGCTTCATGCGCTGGTAGGCGGTGGTCAGCAGGTCGTTGGGGCCGACCACCACGGTGTCGCGCTGGCTGTACGGGCGCAGGATCAGGTCGCGCAGGTCGCCGTGCTGCGGGCGCTCCAGGAAGCCGTTGTCCAGCATCCAGTAGTCGTTGTACATCTTCGACAGGTACTTGTTGCCGGTGTCGCAGACGAACACCAGCACGCGCTTGGGCTCGGTCTGCGCGCGGCAGTACTTCAGCGCCGCGGCCAGCAGGGTGCCGGTCGAGGAGCCGCCGAGGATGCCCTCCTTGGCCAGCAGCTCGCGCGCGGTGTGGAAGCTCTCCGCGTCGCTGATCGAGTAGGCCTTCTTGACCCGGGTGAAATCGGAGATCGCCGGCAGGAAGTCCTCGCCGATGCCCTCCACCAGCCAGCTGCCGGACTTCTCGCTGACCGTGCCCTGCTCGATGTACTCGGTCAGGATCGAGCCGACCGGGTCGGCCAGCACCAGTTCGGTGTGCGGCGAGGCGGCGGCGAAGGCGCGCGACAGGCCGGTCATGGTGCCGGAGCTGCCGCAGCCGAACACGATCGCGTCCAGCCTGCCGTCCATCTGCCGCAGGATCTCCGGGCCGGTGCCGAATTCGTGCGCGGCCGGGTTGTCGGGGTTGCCGAACTGGTTGATGAAGTAGGCGCCCGGGGTCTCGGAGGCGATGCGCGCGGCCAGGTCCTGGTAGTACTCCGGATGGCCCTTGGCCA
The Xanthomonas sp. AM6 DNA segment above includes these coding regions:
- a CDS encoding pyridoxal-phosphate dependent enzyme, translated to MAIHSSVLDLIGDTPIVKASKLDTGVCELYLKLESANPGGSIKDRIGLSMIEAAERRGELKPGAVLVEGTAGNTGIGLALVAQQKGYKLILVVPDKMSREKIFNLKAMGAEVVLTRSDVAKGHPEYYQDLAARIASETPGAYFINQFGNPDNPAAHEFGTGPEILRQMDGRLDAIVFGCGSSGTMTGLSRAFAAASPHTELVLADPVGSILTEYIEQGTVSEKSGSWLVEGIGEDFLPAISDFTRVKKAYSISDAESFHTARELLAKEGILGGSSTGTLLAAALKYCRAQTEPKRVLVFVCDTGNKYLSKMYNDYWMLDNGFLERPQHGDLRDLILRPYSQRDTVVVGPNDLLTTAYQRMKLYDVSQLPVMDGDQLVGIVDESDVLLHVYGDEARFRDPVSTAMVSKLDRLDVKSPIEALLPVFDRGQVAIVMNEGAFLGLITRIDLLNYLRRRVQ